A genomic segment from Aegilops tauschii subsp. strangulata cultivar AL8/78 chromosome 1, Aet v6.0, whole genome shotgun sequence encodes:
- the LOC109746754 gene encoding uncharacterized mitochondrial protein AtMg00820-like: MTRSRAGIHRHSTHYAADEYARVVSTSSSPSSPIPSSARAALCDPHWLAAMREEFNALQRNRTWHLVPWPPRANVISGKWVFCHKTHADGSPERYKARWVVRGFRQRAGMDFTDTFAPVVKPGTICTVLQLAISRAWPVH; the protein is encoded by the coding sequence ATGACTCGATCTCGCGCCGGTATCCACCGACACAGCACGCACTACGCCGCCGACGAGTATGCGCGCGTGGTGTCGACCTCGTCCTCTCCATCGTCACCCATCCCCTCGTCCGCACGCGCGGCCCTTTGTGATCCACATTGGCTCGCCGCGATGCGCGAGGAGTTCAATGCGTTGCAGCGCAACCGCACGTGGCATCTTGTTCCGTGGCCCCCTCGTGCCAACGTCATCAGTGGAAAATGGGTGTTTTGCCACAAGACCCACGCCGACGGTTCTCCCGAGCGCTACAAGGCTCGCTGGGTGGTGCGCGGCTTCCGCCAGCGCGCCGGCatggacttcaccgacaccttcgccccggTCGTTAAACCAGGCACGATCTGCACGGTGTTGCAGCTGGCGATCTCCCGTGCCTGGCCCGTGCATTAG